In Streptomyces liangshanensis, the DNA window AAGGTGGAGGCGCCCACCGGCGACATCACCCGCAAGCAGCTGCGCGACATCCCCGACGTCGACTCGCTGTACTTCACCATGCTCAACTGCAACAAGCGCAGCATCACCCTCAACACCAAGACCCCGCGCGGCAAGGAGATCCTCACGGAACTCATCCGCCGCTCCGACATCATGGTCGAGAACTTCGGTCCCGGCGCGATCGACCGCATGGGCTTCACCTGGGAGAAGATCCAGGAGATCAACCCGCGGATCATCTACGCCTCGATCAAGGGCTTCGGCGAAGGCCCGTACACCAACTTCAAGGCGTACGAGGTGGTCGCCCAGGCCATGGGCGGGTCCATGTCCACCACCGGGTTCGAGGACGGTCCGCCGCTGGCGACCGGCGCCCAGATCGGCGACTCGGGCACCGGCATCCACGCCGTCGCCGGCATCCTGGCCGCGCTCTACCAGCGCGAGGCCACCGGCCGCGGCCAGCGCGTCAACGTCGCGATGCAGCACGCCGTGCTCAACCTGTGCCGGGTGAAGCTCCGCGACCAGCAGCGGCTCGCGAGCGGACCGCTCGCCGAGTACCCGAACGAGGACTTCGCCGACGACGTCCCCCGCAGCGGCAACGCGAGCGGCGGCGGACAGCCCGGCTGGGCGGTCAGGACCGCGCCCGGCGGTCCCAACGACTGGGTGTACGTGATCGTGCAGCCGGTCGGCTGGAAGCCCCTCACCGCGATGATCGGGCGGCCCGAGCTGGCGGACGACCCCGAGTGGGCGACCCCCGAGGCCCGGCTGCCCAAGCTGAGCAAGATGTTCCAGCTCATCGAGGAGTGGACCTCCACCATCCCCAAGTGGGAGGTGCTGGAGAAGCTCAACGCCCACAACATCCCGTGCGGCCCGATCCTCTCCACCAAGGAGATCATCGAGGACGCCTCCCTGGCGGCCAACGACATGGTCGTCGAGGTCCCGCACCCGGAGCGCGGCTCGTTCACGACGGTCGGGAGCCCGCTGAAGCTGTCGGACTCCCCCGTCGACATGGTCACCTCGCCGCTCCTCGGCGAACACAACGACGAGGTGTACGCCGGCGAGCTGGGCCTGGACGCCGAGGAACTGCTCCTGCTGAAGACGAGCGGGGTCATCTAGCGATGGGCACGACACCACCGATCCAGGAGGCCGTACGCGCCCTCCTGGACGCCGCCCCCGCCGGGGACACCCCGGACGCCGACGACGCCTCGGACGCGGTCAGAGCCGTCGGAACCGGTGACATTCTCGTCCATAAGGCGTACAAGAGCGTCATGGATGTTCCGGGTGTGCCGGATGTGGCGATCTCCGCGATCCCCTCGAAGCCCGTCGCGGCGGCGCGCGGCCTGGGTGAGCCGCCGTGCACCGACGAGCCGGCGATCATGCCCGGCCTGGAGGACCCGCGTACCCACGCGCCGGTCCCCGGCCACGGGCGGACGATCGTCGTCTCCCCCCATACCACCGAGAAGCCGGTCGAGGCGCTCGGGGCGAAACACCAGTGGGCGCGAGCAGCGGGACTGCTCACCGGCGCCGACGACCGGGAAACGTGGGGAGGCCGATTCATGACCTGATCAGCCCGAGCGAGCAACGAAAGTTTTTGGACAGGGGGCGCTGGCCAGCTCTTTCGACGCAAGGGGAAGCAACACAATGACAACCACTCAGATCACTACAGCCGTACCCTTCAAGGAGGTGACGGATCACAACGGCCGGGTGTACCGGATCGGTGAGACCGACCGGGACATCATGGGCCGTCCACGATGGACGATGGTGCTCTTCCCGTGGTTGGGAATGATGGGCATCAGTTCGTCGGAGTACGCGTTCACCTCCGCGGAGGACACCCTCCACGAGGCGCACCTCTGGAACAGCGGGCACATCTTCTGGCTCATGGGTGTCTGGATCTTCTTCCAGGCGGCCGTGGCCTTCCCGGCGGGACAGCTCCGTGAGAGCGGCAAGCTCCCCGCCAGGTACGCGATGATGCTCGGTGCCCTCGGTACGCTGCTGGGCTACCTCTCCCTGGCCTACGCGCCGCACGTGATCGTGGCGTACATCGGCTTCGGGATGTTCAGCGGTATCGGAGCCGGACTTGTCTACGCGACCTGCGTGAACATGGTCGGCAAGTGGTACCCGGAGCGGAAGGGTGGCAAGACCGGCCTCGTCAACGGCGGTTTCGCCTACGGCTCCGTGCCGTTCGTCTTCCTCTTCACCTCGTACATGGACCTGACGAACTACAAGACGGTCCTCGTCAGTGTCGGTGTGATCTGCTGCCTGGTCGTCGCCTCCGCGGGTTGGTTCTTCAAGGACCCGCCCAAGTTCTGGTGGCCGAAGGGCGCGGACCCGCTCAAGACGTCGGAGGACCCCCGGGTCCGCCGCGCCATGGAGAAGAACCCGCCGGCCGTCAAGCAGTACACGCCGCGTGAAGCCGCACGCGTTCCTGTGCTGTGGATGATGTGGTTCTGCCTGCTCTGCACCGCCGGGATCAACATCTTCGGAATCGCGTTCCAGGTGCCCTTCGGGAAGGACATGGGGTTCGCGGGCGGGATCGTGGCCACCGCGATGTCGCTCAAGGCAATAGTCAACGGCACGGGTCGTGGTGTGATCGGCTGGATCTCCGACAAGTACGGACGCCGTAACACCCTGATCATCGTGTGTCTGGTCCTCGGCAGCGCGCAGTTCGGCGTGCTGATCTCCGGAACCATGGGCAGCATGCCCTTCTTCCTGTTCTGCTCGATGGTCTCCGGCTTCGGCGGTGGCGCGATCTTCCCGCTCTTCGCGGCGATGACGGCGGACTACTTCGGGGAGAACAACAACGCTTCCAACTACGGCATGGTCTACAGCTCCAAGCTCATCTCGGGCCTCGTCGGCTCGGGCATGGGAGCGGTGGTGGTGGCCGCCTGGGACTACGAGGGCGCCTTCATCATCGCCGGAAGCATTGGCCTGGCCTCGGCCGTACTCGCGACCTTCCTGAAGGCGCCGGGACGGTCGGACACCGCACCACTCGACAAGACACCCCCCATAGGCCGGGAGATAGCCTAAATGACAGAGGAACCACTCTCTGGTACGTCCGCGTCGGCCACCAAGGCCGACGCGGGCGGGCCGGGGTACCGCAACGTCACTGACGCCAAGGGCCGCGTGTACCGCATCGGCGAGACCGACCGCGAGATTCTCGGTCACTCGCGCAAGTTCATGGTGTACCTGCCGTGGGCCGCGATGATGGCCATCAGCGTCTTCGAGTACGCCTACGGATCTGCCGAGGACACTCTCTCGGCGGCCCATGGCTGGAGTCAGAGCAACACCTTCTGGATCCTCAGCGTCTGGACCTTCTTCCAGGCCGGGGTCTCCTTCCCGACCGGATGGATGCGGGAGAAGGGAATCCTGAAAGCGCGTCAGGCCATGTTCATCGGGTCGGTCCTCGCGCTCCTGGGCTTCCTGTCGATCTCCCACGTGAACAGCGTCTTCGGCGCCATCCTGGGATTCGGTGTGCTCGGCGGCATCGGCTCCGGATTCGTGTACTCCACCTGCATCAACATGGTGGGCAAGTGGTACCCGGAACGACGCGGTGGGAAGACGGGCTTCGTCAACGGCGGATTCGCCTACGGCGCCGTCCCGTTCATCTTCATCTTCAACTTCGCGTTCGACACGAGCAACTTCCACACGGTGCTCGACCTGATCGGGATCTACGTCCTGATCGTGGTGGCCGCCTGCGCCTGGTTCTTCAAGGACCCGCCGCAGAACTGGTGGCCTGCCGAGATCGATCCGCTGAAGATCACCGCGGGTAGCAAGACCGCTCAGAGCCTGCTCAAGAACCCGCCGGCCACCAAGCAGTACCGGCCGGTGGAAGCCCTGAAGACCGGCATGCTCCCGCTCATCTGGGTGCTGCTGGTGATCACCGCCGGAGTCTCCATCTTCGGTATCTCCTTCCAGGTGCCGTTCGCCAAGGAGGTGGGCTTCGGTCCGCTCGTCGCCGCCTCGTCGGCCGGTGTGCTGTCCGTGGTCAACGGCATCGGGCGAGGAGTGGTGGGATGGCTCTCCGACATCTGGGGCCGCAAGAACGCGCTGATCTTCGTGATCCTCGTGCTCGGGTTCTCCCAGTTCGGTGTGCTGTGGGCCGGTAACAGCAAGAACGAGTTCTTCTTCCTGCTGTTCGCCTTCATCTCCGGATTCGGCGGCGGTGCGTTCTACCCGATGTTCGCGGCACTCACGCCGGACTACTTCGGGGAGAACTACAACGCCACCAACTACGGGATCGCCTACAGCGGCAAGGTCATCAGTGGTCTCTTCGGAGGCGGCCTCGGCTCGATGGCCGTGGACCACTGGGGCTACGACGGGGCGTACATCCTCGCCGGGGTGTTGTCCCTGATAGCGGCGGGCCTGGCGCTCTTCCTGCGCAACCCCGGTTATCCGAAGGGTAAACCGGTGTTGCAGGACGCCCAGCCCGTCAGCGGGTAAGGGCGCGAGAACAACCAACGTCGGAGGGCGGTGCCGTGCGTGGCACCGCCCTCCGCGGGTTTTCCGGGGCTGTCCCCCGGTACGGTCAGCGCCTTTCGCGCAGGCCGTGCAGGTGCGCGGACGACTTGCGGGCGAACGCGATCGAGTCCACCGGCTGGTCGTGCTCGACCTGCCAGTGGTGGTCACGGCGCCCGCCGCGGGTCTTGTTCACCGCCGAGATGAACCGCTTGTAGTCGATGTCGCCGTCGCCGACGTCCACCATCCGGTACCCGTCGCGGGCCGCGATGTCCTCGATGCCGTCCTTGACGTGGAAGAGCGGGTAGCGGTCCGGCTGCTGGAGGACGTACCGCAGCGGGTCGAAGGGACGCGGCTTCCCGGTGACCGTCCTGCTGAACCGGAACTGGCCGGCGTAGGCCCAGTAGATGTCCATCTCCAGGAAGACCAGGTCGGGGTCGGTCTCGGCGAGCAGGACGTCGTAGAGCCGGACGTCGGGCTGGTCGGTGGCGAAGGAGAACTCCTCGGCGTGGTTGTGCTGGTAGAACTTCAGCCCGCGCCTCTTCGCCGCGGCCCCGTAGGTGTTGAAGTCCTCGGCGGCGCGCTTCCAGGCGTCGACGGTGGAGCCGTAGCGGAACGGCCCCGACGCCGTGCCGACGTGCGGCAGGCCCAGGGCCTGGGCGTCGTCCAGCACCTTCGTGAGGTTCTGGGCGAAGCTGTACGCGTTGGGGTTGTTGTCGTCGTAGTAGTTGACGTGGCTGCCGATGCCCTTGAGCCCGTGGTCCCTGGCCAGCTTCCTCAGTTCGGGCAGGGAGATGGCGCCGGTGCCCTGGGTGTAGCCCGCGTACTCGATCTCGTCGTAGCCGAACCGCTCCAGCTCGTCGAAGACCTTGGCGAAGCCGAGCGAGGAGACCTTGTCGCGCAGCGAGTAGAGCTGGATGCCGAGCCGGCCGGGCGGCAGGACGGGCGTGCCCTTGCCATGGCCGTGCTCATGCCCGTGGCCGTGCCCGTGGCCCTGGGCCGCCGCGGGAGTGGCGGCGGCGGCGCCCAGGACGGCGGCGGCGGTGGCGCCGGCCGCGACACCCAGCATGTTGCGTCTGCTGAGGGTACGGGCGAGGTCGGCGTCGGCTGTCTTCTTGCGGCTCATCGCGGAACTCCTTCTGATTCTCCGTGCTGTGTGATCAGTACGGTCCGGTGGTCGTGGGGCCCGGCGGTCGTGGGGTCCGGTGTCAGTCCAGTCCGGCGAGGTGGAGGAGCAGGGACTTCACCTCGGTGGCCGCCACCCGGTCGCCGAGGGAACGGGGCGTGGAACACAGGACGAGCGGGCCCTCGTCGTCGCTGTCCGGCAGCCGCCCGTGGCTGCCGCGGATGGGCGAGGGGTCCAGGGGCACCACCGCGAGCCGGTAGCGCATGCCCAGCTTCTTGCGGGCGATGGCCTTGGCCGCCTTGAGCCGTACGTACGGGTCGAGCGGGTCCATGAACAGCTCGACCGGGTCGTAGCCCGGCTTGCGGTGGATCTCGACGAGCTGCGCGAAGTCGGGCGCCCGCTCGTCGTCGAGCCAGTAGTAGTACGTGAACCACGCGTCCGGCTCGGCGATCGCGACGAGCTCGCCGGAGCGCGGGTGGTCCAGGCCGTGGTTCTTCTTGCCCTGGTCGTCCAGGATCTCGTCGATGCCGGCGAGGTCCCGGAGGGCCTCGCGGGTGGCGTCGAGGTCCTCGGGGCGGCGCACGTAGATGTGCGCGATCTGGTGGTCGGAGACGGCGAACGCCCGGGAGGTCATGGGGTCCAGGTACTCCATGCCGTCCTGGGTGTGGACCTCCAGCAGCCCGGCGCGGCGCAGCGCGCGGTTGATGTCGACCGGCCGGGAGACCTTGGTGATGCCGTACTCGGACAGGGCGACGACCGTACGGCCCTCGGTGGCCGCGTCCGCGAGCAACGGGGCCATGGCGGCATCGAGTTCGGCGGCGGCCCGGTGCGAGCGGGGGTCGTCGGGGCCGAACCGCTGGAGGTCGTAGTCCAGGTGCGGGAGGTAGCACAGGGCCAGGTCCGGCTTGCGGGTGCGGACGATGTGCCGGGTGGCGTCGATGATCCACTGGGAGGAGACCAGGTCGGCCCCGGGGCCCCAGAAGTGGAAGAGGGGGAACGTGCCCAGTTCCTCGGTGAGTTCGTCGTGGAGGGCCGGCGGCCGGGTGTAGCAGTCGGGCTCCTTGCGGCCGTCGGCGTAGTAGACGGGCCGGGGCGTGACGGTGAAGTCGGTGTCCGCGCCCATCGCGTACCACCAGCAGATGTTGGCGACGGTGTAGCCGGGGTGGGCGCGGCGGGCCGCGTCCCAGAGTTTGTCGCCGGAGACGAGGCCGTTGTGCTGGCGCCACAGGAGGACGTCGCCCAGTTCGCGGAAGTACCAGCCGTTGCCGACGATGCCGTGCTCGGTGGGGAGGGTGCCGGTGAGGAACGTGGACTGCGCGCTGCACGTGACGGCGGGCAGGACGGTGGTCAGGGGGGCCTGGGCGCCGGCCGCGGCGAGCTTCGTCAAGTGGGGCATGTGGCGCAGGAGTTGCGGGGTGAGGCCGACGACGTCCAGGACGAGGAGCGGGGTGGGGTCCGGGGCGTTGTCGGGGGTCGCTGGGGGTGTCGCGCTTTCCGTCATGGCAGCTCCTTGAGGCCGAGGTCGACCAGCAGGTCGCGGGCCAGGGTGAGTTCGGCCGCGATGCCGACGGCGAGCCGGCCGCGGGAGCGGGGGCGCAGTTCCGGCGGGAGCGCCTGCCACGTGTACGTCTCGACCTCCAGGTGGCGGGTCCGCGGCTCGGGGCCGCCGACGAGCCGGGCCAGGGTGTCCTGGAGGACGTGGAGGGTGGAGGTCAGCGGCGGGGCCGGCGGGGCGTGCAGGGGGACGTGGAAGTGGGAGCGCCAGGGGGCTCCGTCGGGCAGGACGTCTCCCCCGAGTGCCTCGGCGAGGTCGTCGGTGCCGTGCAGTCCGGTGGCGGTGCGGGTGCGGGTCTGGTGGAGGAAGCGGGGTTCGGCGAACGCGGCGAGGGCTTCGCGTACCTCGGGCAGGTGCGGGTGTTCGGCGTGCAGGGCGGCGGAGAGCTGGGCCTTGGGGATGGGGATGTGGGCCGCTTCCAGCGCGTCCAGTGCGGTGGCCGGGTCCTCGAAGGACGTGGCGAGGTGGCAGGTGTCGACGCAGATGCCGATGCGGTGGCTGGCGATGTCGGCCAGCGGGCGGATCGCGTCGGCGGTGGTCTCGACGGTGCAGCCCGGTTCGGGTTCCAGGGCGATCCTGATGGACTTGCCGGTCAGCTCCTCCAGGCCGTCGAGGCGTTCGGCGAGGGTGGTCAGCGCGGTGTGGGCGGTACGGGCCGCCGCCTCGTCGAAGGTGGTGCGCCAGGCCAGCGGGAGCGTGGAGACCGAGCCCTCGGTGACGTCGTCGGGCAGTAAGGCGGCGAGGAGCCTGGCCAGGTCGCTCGTGTGCGCGAGGCGTTCGGGGTCGGCCCAGTCGGGCTTGTACACGCGGTACTTGACCTCTTCGGCGCCGAACCCTTCGTACGGGAACCCGTTCAGGGTGACGACCTCCAGGCCGCGCCGGTCCAGCTCGGCCCGCAGGCCGCGCAGTTGGGCGGGGTCGGTGATCAGGGCGCGGGCGGCGTCCTTGGCGAGCCAGAGGCCGATGCCGAGGCGGTCGCGGCCGAGCAGTTTCCGTACGGGCTCGCAGTGGTCGCGCAGTTGGGCGAGGACACCGTCGAGGTGTTCGGCGGGGTGGACGTTGGTGCAGTAGGAGAGGTGGACGGTGGAGCCGTCGGGGTGGCGGAAGCGCATGGCCTCACTCCCCGCCGCGGAGGATGGAGTTGCCCTCGTGCAGGGCTTCCGGGGCCGGTACGTCGAGCTGGAGCCGGCCGCTGAGGCCGTAGAAGGCGACGGGGTTGCGCCACAGGACCTGGTCCACGTCGTCCTCGGTGAACCCGGCGGCGAGCATCGCGTCGGCGACCTTGCGGGTCTTCAGCGGGTCGCTCTTCCCCCAGTCGGCGGCGGAGTTGACGAGGACCTTCTCGGTGCCGTGGTCCTTGAGGACGGCGACCATGCGGTCCTCGTCCATCTTGGTGTCGGGGTAGATGGAGAAGCCGAGCCAACTGCCGCTCTCCGCTGCCTCCTTGACCGTCGTCTCGTTGAGGTGGTCGAGCAGGACGCGGTCCGGGGCGAGCGCGGACTCACGGACGGCGTCGACGGTGCGGCGCAGGCCGGCGAGCTTGTCGCGGTGGGGGGTGTGGACGAGCGCGGGCAGGCCGTGGTCGGCGGCGAGCTGCAACTGCGCGGCCAGGGCGTGGTCCTCGGCCGGGGTCATCGAGTCGTAGCCGATCTCGCCGACGGCGACGACGCCGTCCTTGACGAGGTAGCGCGGCAGTTGGTCCAGGACCGGGGTGCAGCGCGGGTCGTTGGCCTCTTTGGGGTTGAGGGCCAGGGTGCAGTGGTGGGCGATGCCGTACTGGGCGGCGCGGAAGGGCTCCCAGCCGAGGAGGGCGTCGAAGTAGTCGTAGAAGCTGGTGGGTGAGGTACGGGGCTGGCCGAGCCAGAAGGAGGGCTCGACGAGGGCGCGTACCCCGGAGGCGTACATCGCCTGGTAGTCGTCCGTCGTGCGGGAGGTCATGTGGATGTGGGGGTCGAAGATGCGCATCAGGACTCCTCGCCGGTCAGGTGCAGCGCGTGGGGCAGGTCGGCGGGCACGGAGCGGCCGGCGGCGGTGCGTTCGGCCGCGAAGTCGGCGAGCATCCGGGCGAGTTCGGCGTCCCCGGGGGCTCGCCGGGCGAGGCCGTCGACCGCGGTGAGGGGGACGCCGGTGAAGAGGCACTTGAGGATGGCGTGCCGCCAGGCGTGGGGGTCGAGGTGCGCGGTGGCGTACGGTCCGACGGCGGCGGCGACGAGCCGGGTGTCGTTGGTCCGCAGGGCGTCCTCGACGAGGGGAAGGGCGTCCGGCCCGTCGACGCGCTCGGGCAGGGCGAGCAGGACGGCCCGGCGTTCGGCGGCGCTGCCCTGGTGGTAGAGGCGGGTGAGGGTGGCGAGGTCGGCGCGGGCGGTGTGCAGGAGCAGGACGCGTACGGAGTCGGCGTGGTCCTGGCCGCAGTGGCGCCCGGCGGCGGCGAAGCTCAGCTCCCACGGGGCGAAGGCAACGTTGTCGCCGTCATCGGGGCGGGCGGCGGCCTGTTCCGCGAGGGCCAGCGACGCGTCGAGCCACGGGCGGGCGGCCGCGTCGAGCCGGGGGGCGAGCTGGTCGCGGAGCTGGGTCATGCCGGTACCCCGTTCTTCAGGACCGCGCGGAGGAACTCGATGGAGGTGCGGGCCAGTTCGGGCCCGGCGTGGGAGTGGCGGGGCAGCTCGACCACGGTGAGGCCCTGGTAGCCGGTGGCGTCGAGGGCGTCGAGCACGGGCGGGAAGTCGATCTCGCCGTCGCCGAAGGGGAGGTGTTCGTGCACCCCGCGCCGCATGTCCTCGATCTGGACGTGGCGGAGCCAGGGCGCGGCGGCGCGGACGCAGTCGGCGGGCGGGTCGCTCTCCAGGCACTGGCAGTGGCCGATGTCCAGGGTCAGGCCGAGCGGCCCGGGGTCGCCGAGGCGGTGTCTGAGCCGGTGGAACCCGGCGAGGTCGGCGACGAGGTGGCCGGGCTCGGGCTCCAGGGCGAGCGGGATCCCGGCCGCGTCGGCGGCGGCCACGACGGGGGTGAGGGACTCTTCGAGGCGGTCCCAGGCGATGTCGGTGGCGGTGCCCTCGGGGACGACGCCGGTGAAGCAGTGGGCGGCGTGCGCGCCGAGGTCGGCGGCGACCTGGACGGCGGTGACGAGCAGGGCGGTACGGGCCCGGCGGCCGTCGGGGTCCGGGTCGAGGAGGGTCGGCCCGTGCTTGCGCCGCGCGTCGAGGACGTACCGCGCCCCCGTCTCGACGGTGACACCGAGCCCCAGCTCGGCCAGGCGTCCGGCGACGCGCCGGGTGCGGGCGGCGAGGTCGGGGGCGAGGGGGTCGAGGTGCATGTGGTCGAGGGTCAGGCCGACGCCGTCGTACCCGAGGTCGGCGAGGAGCCCGAGGCCGTCGTCGAGCCGGAGGTCGGTGAGCCCGTTGGTGCCGTATCCGAGGCGGATGCTCATGTGGGGCTCACTTTCCGGGCGAGTGCGCGGGCGATCGGGACGAGCGCCATGACGCCGAGGCCCACCCCGACGGCCCCGCCGCGCGCGGCGAGGGCGCCCTGCAACGGGATCATGGCCCGGATCCCCCCGCCGACGGCCCGCTGGGTGAGGGGCGGGGAGGGGTTGAGCGCGGCGTGGAGGAGGGGGTGGGCGGCGGTGGCGGCGTAGGCGGTGGCGAGGGCGGCGGTGACGATGCGGGGGGTGTTCTCCGCGTCGGTGAACGACTGCGGGCCGTCGCGGCGACCCGGCCTCCGGCCGGAGGTGTCCTCAATCGCCGGACGGGCTTGAGTGGCCCGCCCCGTGCGCCTCGCGGCGACCGCCGCCAGCCCCAGCGTCGCCGCCAGCGCGGCCAGTGGCGCGGCCGCCGATCCGCCCTCTGCCTCGCGTCGCGACACCGTCGTGACCGCGGCGGTGTGGGTGCCGAGGATCGCGGCCGAGGGGAGGGCGGCGCGCAGCGAGGGCCCCGGCGTGCCCGGCGCCGTGGCGACCGCCCCGAGGACCAGGTCGAGGGCGCGCGCCGCGCCCATCGCCACCGGTCCCGCGACGGTGTGCTTCAGCTTCAGGTCGTACGCCCAGACCGTCGCCGCCAGCGCCGAGGACACCACCAGCGCCGGCCGCCCCGCGCGGGACGCCAGGGCCAGGCCCGCCGCCGTCAGGGCGCCCGCCGCGGCGAGGGCCGCCCGGGGGGAGATCCGGCCCGAGGGGATCGGGCGGTGCGGGCGGTCCCGCGCGTCCTCCTCGCGGTCCGCCCAGTCGTTGAGCGCCATGCCCGCCTCGTACAGGCAGAGCGAGGCGCCCACCGCCAGCGCGGTCCCGCGCCGCGGCCGTACGCCGAGGGCGGCCGCGCCCGCGAGGGCGTCGCCCGGAACCGTGAACAGGGCGGACACGCGCAGCAGTTCGGCCCAGGCGCGGAGCCTCACGCGGTCTCCTTCAGCCGGTCGGCGAAGGAGAGCAGCTCGGTGAACTGCTCGGCCAGGGCGGCGGGCCCGCCGTCCGGGTCCTTGAAGTAGAAGCCGAGTTCCGGGAGGGGCCCGGTGAGTCCGGTCTCGTGGGCGCGGGCCACCAGCCGGGCCAGGTCGAGGACCAGGGGCGCGGCGAGCGCCGAGTCGCAGCCCTGCCAGATGGTCTGGAGGATCATGCGGGAGCCGAGGAAGCCGTCGAACGCGATGTGGTCCCAGGCGGTCTTCCAATCGCCGAGCGCCGGCACGTCGTCGATGTGGACCTCGCCCTCGGGGGCCGCGCCCAGGGTGTCGGCGAGGACGCGTTCCTTGCCGGCGTTCTTGGCCGCCGCGGCGGCCGGATCGGCCAGCGCCGCCCCGTCCCCGCCGCCCAGGAGGTTCGTACCGGACCAGGCCCGTACGGTCAGGGCGCGCTGGACGAACATGGGGGCGAGTACGGAACGGAGCAGCGTCTGGCCGGTC includes these proteins:
- a CDS encoding SCO3242 family prenyltransferase, which produces MRLRAWAELLRVSALFTVPGDALAGAAALGVRPRRGTALAVGASLCLYEAGMALNDWADREEDARDRPHRPIPSGRISPRAALAAAGALTAAGLALASRAGRPALVVSSALAATVWAYDLKLKHTVAGPVAMGAARALDLVLGAVATAPGTPGPSLRAALPSAAILGTHTAAVTTVSRREAEGGSAAAPLAALAATLGLAAVAARRTGRATQARPAIEDTSGRRPGRRDGPQSFTDAENTPRIVTAALATAYAATAAHPLLHAALNPSPPLTQRAVGGGIRAMIPLQGALAARGGAVGVGLGVMALVPIARALARKVSPT